One stretch of Tribolium castaneum strain GA2 chromosome 5, icTriCast1.1, whole genome shotgun sequence DNA includes these proteins:
- the mbl gene encoding protein muscleblind isoform X15, which yields MAMVNMNNLLNGKDSRWLQLEVCREFQRNKCSRPDTECKFAHPPANVEVQNGRVTACYDSIKTHFF from the exons ATGGCAATGGTTAACATGAATAATTTACTTAATGGCAAGGACTCCCGCTGGCTTCAGCTTGAAGTCTGCAGAGAATTCCAAAGGAACAAATGCTCGAGACCGGACACCGAGTGTAAATTTGCACATCCACCAGCCAACGTCGAGGTCCAAAACGGCCGCGTGACGGCGTGCTACGACAGTATTAAG ACACATTTCTTTTGA